One Silene latifolia isolate original U9 population chromosome 4, ASM4854445v1, whole genome shotgun sequence DNA segment encodes these proteins:
- the LOC141651908 gene encoding uncharacterized protein LOC141651908, with product MAAPESYADSPFTDDIATVALPKGFSIPTMTLFDGTTDPCDHISQFKQKMMVTTATGASKEGCMCKGFGSTLTEAALQWFVGLPNGTISSLADLVNAFNQQFSSSRRTPKQPSDLYRIVQEIGESIKDYVTRFNAEKVSIRGCDMSTAINAFRQGLDKESNLYKELTMYPCERFKEVQQRATAALRLEEDIQARKGTASFDKTSRKFAPEKKDDRTKPYSRPNISRVAEKTQQIDDSPHPPKLSEYGFNTGMEGLLKALRSLGDQVRWPKPPTQDRPNDDRDSSKRCEWHQDIGHRTEDCYRLRREVKFQVRKGNLDHLLSGKQDRREAANQVLPSAPPICTKIINVITGGSELAGLTYSAAKRKATGSKGDHPETSYRVSQSNLPPVTFDKTDIESGAEQHDDALTITLSIGNCTVRKALVDTGSSVNLIMLETLKTMGFDKENLMKKSVPLVGFSGETAHSVGEITIPTYIEGVNKLVRYLVIEGPTTYNVILGRSWLHQMKAVPSTYHQCLKFPTPWGTVTVKGDREESRNCYAQALKATTKLPS from the exons ATGGCTGCGCCAGAAAGCTACGCTGACTCACCGTTTACTGACGATATAGCCACAGTGGCCTTACCAAAAGGATTTAGCATCCCAACAATGACCCTCTTCGACGGAACCACGGACCCCTGTGATCACATCAGTCaattcaagcagaagatgatggttACTACAGCCACGGGAGCCTCAAAAGAGGGAtgtatgtgtaagggatttggttCAACCCTAACCgaagcagcattacaatggttcgtcGGTTTACCTAACGGGACCATATCTTCATTGGCCGATTTGGTCAACGCTTTCAACCAACAGTTCTCCAGCAGCCGGAGAACACCCAAGCAGCCGAGTGATCTGTACAGGATCGTTCAGGAGATAGGTGAATCAATCAAAGACTACGTCACTAGGTTCAATGCAGAAAAAGTCTCAATACGAGGCTGTGATATGTCCACTGCCATCAACGCCTTCAGGCAGGGCTTGGATAAGGagtcaaacctctacaaagaattaACAATGTATCCTTGTGAGAGATTCAAGGAAGTCCAGCAGAGAGCTACTGCAGCGTTAAGGTTGGAAGAAGATATACAGGCTAGAAAAGGTACAGCAAGCTTCGACAAGACAAGCAGGAAATTCGCACCAGAAAAGAAAGACGACAGAACTAAGCCATACAGCAGACCCAATATCAGCAGGGTAGCAGAAAAAACTCAGCAAATTGATGATTCTCCCCATCCTCCTAAGCTATCTGAATACGGATTCAACACGGGAATGGAAGGGTTGTTAAAAGCACTCAGAAGCTTGGGTGATCAGGTAAGGTGGCCAAAGCCTCCCACTCAGGATCGACCAAACGACGACAGAGACAGCAGCAAGAGGTGTGAATGGCATCAGGACATAGGTCACAGGACAGAAGACTGCTACAGGTTGCGAAGGGAGGTGAAGTTCCAGGTACGCAAGGGAAACTTGGACCACCTGTTATCAG GCAAGCAGGATAGAAGAGAAGCAGCAAATCAAGTGCTTCCTTCTGCTCCACCCATATGCACGAAAATtattaacgtgataacaggcggatcTGAGCTGGCAGGTTTGACATATTCCGCTGCCAAAAGGAAAGCCACCGGAAGTAAAGGGGATCATCCAGAAACTTCGTACAGAGTAAGCCAGAGCAATTTACCCCCGGTAACTTTCGATAAGACTGACATAGAAAGCGGCGCAGAGCAGCACGACGATGCTCTAACTATAACGTTATCCATTGGCAACTGCACCGTACGGAAAGCATTGGTAGATACAGGGAGCTCTGTGAACCTCATCATGCTCGAAACCCTCAAAACCATGGGTTTTGATAAAGAGAACCTGATGAAGAAATCTGTGcccctggtaggattcagtggtgaaaccgcACATTCAGTAGGCGAGATAACTATCCCAACATATATTGAAGGGGTGAATAAACTAGTAAGATACCTGGTCATCGAGGGTCCAACCACCTACAACGTGATACTAGGAAGATCTTGGCTGCATCAGATGAAGGCGGTGCcatcaacatatcatcaatgtcTCAAATTCCCAACACCATGGGGTACAGTCACAGTAAAAGGAGATCGAGAGGAATCCAGAAACTGCTATGCTCAAGCTCTCAAAGCTACAACTAAGCTCccctcatag
- the LOC141651909 gene encoding uncharacterized protein LOC141651909 — MTKWSVHLSGYDLQFEPRTAIKSQALADFVSDFCPATRGEAEEGILTMMGSQDGEIWTLYIDGASNARGAGVGLVLRSPKGDMIVQAIRCEFKATNNEAEYEVLILGMQMASGLKVRNLRVYSVSLLVVNHVNNEYVARDSKMIAYLKIATEQKSKFRTFKITQVSREQNVEADALATLGSTFQPTELSNIPITHVLTLAIQREPDQGPMENNVHLQCTQGARTLVSTIGQQDADWRVPYLNWLRDGTLPEDRKEAQSFRIKASRYIMIDNILFIKSLAGPCLRCLSKEEAETVLQDVHSGECGNHAGGRMGKLPRAPGNRVYMLVMTDYFSKWIEAEAMTEVREQQVISFIKRNIISRFGIPSEIICDNGSQFISDNTEGFCARWNITLRKSAPRYPQTNGQAESSNKIIVENLRKRLEELGGKWADELPLVLWSDRTTPKMATGQTPFSLVYGAEAVIPSEVLVPTHRYGCQTAEQNKVEMARSLDTVDELRESAYIRMASYKQSVARTYNKNVKIRTLEVGDLVLRRSEGVVFKPSSPGCGFLDPGVALEHHEIAPGNLHYFGLYNASTNKGFGTNVGYLSDEAHFEGPTPAM; from the exons ATGACTAAATGGTCAGTACATCTTAGTGGCTATGACTTGCAATTCGAACCCAGAACGGCGATAAAATCCCAAGCCCTAGCAGATTTCGTCTCTGACTTCTGCCCTGCTACCCGTGGGGAGGCAGAAGAAGGAATACTGACAATGATGGGAAGTCAGGATGGTGAGATATGGACCCtgtatattgacggagcctcaaaTGCAAGAGGGGCTGGTGTGGGTTTGGTTCTGCGATCTCCTAAAGGGGATATGATAGTGCAAGCCATTAGGTGTgagttcaaggcaaccaacaacgaGGCCGAGTATGAAGTCCTTATACTTGGGATGCAGATGGCGTCAGGGCTCAAGGTGAGGAACCTGAGGGTGTACAGTGTCTCCTTGCTTGTGGTAAATCATGTAAACAACGAGTATGTAGCGCGTGATTCGAAGATGATAGCTTACTTGAAGATAGCCACAGAGCAAAAATCAAAGTTTAGAACATTCAAGATAACTCAGGTGTCGCGGGAGCAGAACGTGGAGGCAGACGCTCTGGCCACATTGGGATCCACCTTCCAGCCCACAGAACTATCGAACATACCAATTACCCATGTGTTGACCTTAGCCATCCAGAGGGAGCCAGATCAGGGTCCAATGGAAAATAATGTACACCTACAGTGTACGCAGGGAGCCAGAACGCTGGTCTCCACAATAGGACAGCAGGATGCGGATTGGAGGGTTCCATACCTAAATTGGCTAAGGGATGGGACACTCCCTGAAGACAGAAAGGAAGCACAAAGTTTCAGAATAAAAGCTTCCAGATATATCATGATTGATAATATTCTCTTCATAAAGTCATTAGCAGGACCATGCCTCAGGTGCTTGAGCAAAGAGGAAGCAGAAACAGTACTGCAGGACGTGCACAGCGGAGAGTGCGGGAACCACGCTGGAGGGCGAA tgggTAAGCTGCCCAGGGCTCCGGGAAACAGAGTATATATGCTAGTTATGACcgactacttctcaaaatggatTGAAGCAGAGGCGATGACAGAGGTGAGAGAACAGCAGGTGATCTCCTTCATCAAACGCAACATCATAAGCAGATTTGGGATACCATCCGAGATCAtatgcgataatgggtcccagTTTATATCAGATAACACTGAGGGCTTCTGTGCACGATGGAACATAACACTGAGAAAGTCAGCCCCCAGATATCCGCAAACTAACGGCCAAGCCgaatccagcaataaaatcattgTAGAGAACCTCAGAAAACGGCTGGAAGAGTTGGGGGGAAAATGGGCAGACGAACTACCACTGGTACTCTGGTCAGATAGAACAACACCGAAAATGGCAACAGGTCAAACTCCGTTTAGCCTGGTATACGGAGCGGAGGCAGTGATACCCTCAGAAGTTCTGGTACCCACACACAGATACGGTTGTCAGACGGCAGAACAGAACAAAGTCGAAATGGCTAGGAGCCTGGATACAGTTGATGAGCTGCGAGAAAGCGCTTACATACGTATGGCATCGTATAAACAATCCGTAGCAAGGACATATAACAAGAATGTCAAGATCAGGACCCTTGAAGTAGGGGACCTAGTACTCAGAAGG TCAGAAGGAGTCGTTTTTAAACCGAGTAGTCCAGGCTGTGGCTTCCTAGATCCAGGTGTTgccctggaacaccatgagatagcaccaggtaatCTGCACTACTTTGGACTTTATAATGCTTCTACGAATAAAGGCTTTGGCACTAATGTTGGTTACTTATCAGATGAGGCACACTTTGAGGGTCCAACCCCTGCCATGTGA
- the LOC141651910 gene encoding uncharacterized protein LOC141651910, protein MATGQTPFSLVYGAEAVIPSEVMVPTHRYGCQTAEQNKVEMARSLDTVDELRESAYIRMASYKQSVARTYNKNVKIGTLEVGDLVLEGYLKIPRTTKQSEGVVFKPSSPGCGFLDPGVALEHHEIAPGNLHYFGLYNASTNKGFGTNVGYLSDEAHFEGPTPAM, encoded by the exons ATGGCAACAGGTCAAACTCCGTTTAGCCTGGTATACGGAGCGGAGGCAGTGATACCCTCAGAAGTTATGGTACCCACACACAGATACGGTTGTCAGACGGCAGAACAGAACAAAGTCGAAATGGCTAGGAGCCTGGATACAGTTGATGAGCTGCGAGAAAGCGCTTACATACGTATGGCATCGTATAAACAATCCGTAGCAAGGACATATAACAAGAATGTCAAGATCGGGACCCTTGAAGTAGGGGACCTAGTACTCGAAGGGTATTTGAAAATACCAAGAACCACAAAGCAG TCAGAAGGAGTCGTTTTTAAACCGAGTAGTCCAGGCTGTGGCTTCCTAGATCCAGGTGTTgccctggaacaccatgagatagcaccaggtaatCTGCACTACTTTGGACTTTATAATGCTTCTACGAATAAAGGCTTTGGCACTAATGTTGGTTACTTATCAGATGAGGCACACTTTGAGGGTCCAACCCCTGCCATGTGA
- the LOC141651911 gene encoding uncharacterized protein LOC141651911, with protein MRLEEDSGPRRATYGTDPTSRKARVEKQSERAKPCSKPVNKVSGGPGEKSNSEPPPKVSEYKFSTNLAGVLKALKEIRGVRWPRKRADERPNDKRDFIKRCEYHDDIGHDTDECYTLRREFKFQYDRGNLDHLLPGGSTKVNSTNQVLPSPPPVCTRIVNVITGGSELCGLTYSAAKRHATQTKGDKPEFSCRISRQDLPAVTFDETDAQNTPEQHHDALIITLPTGNCEVRKILVDTGSSVNLIMLETLKGMGFSEKDLATKEVPLVGFSGKTKHSLGEIVIPTYAKGVNKQVRYLVIDGPSTYNVILGRPWIHEMKAIPSTYHQCLKFPTPWGVQEIRGDQEDAKNCYKIALKPTTRPPA; from the coding sequence ATGCGGCTGGAGGAGGACTCAGGGCCCAGGAGAGCAACTTATGGCACAGATCCTACATCCAGAAAGGCGCGTGTAGAGAAGCAGAGCGAAAGAGCCAAACCCTGCAGCAAGCCTGTGAACAAAGTTTCTGGGGGCCCAGGGGAAAAGAGTAACTCAGAGCCACCTCCGAAAGTAAGTGAGTATAAATTCTCAACTAACCTTGCAGGCGTACTCAAGGCCCTAAAGGAGATACGGGGAGTCAGATGGCCTAGGAAGCGGGCTGACGAGCGTCCTAACGATAAAAGAGACTTCATCAAGAGGTGCGAGTACCACGATGACATAGGCCATGATACCGATGAATGCTACACCCTGAGACGGGAGTTCAAATTCCAGTATGATCGAGGAAACTTAGACCACCTGTTGCCAGGAGGCTCCACCAAAGTTAATTCCACTAATCAGGTTCTGCCTTCTCCTCCACCTGTTTGCACTAGAATTGTGAATGTTATTACAGGTGGCTCGGAATTGTGCGGCCTGACTTATTCAGCAGCCAAAAGGCACGCCACGCAAACCAAAGGAGACAAGCCAGAATTCTCCTGCAGAATCAGCCGCCAGGACCTCCCAGCAGTCACCTTTGATGAAACGGATGCACAAAACACTCCAGAACAACACCACGACGCTCTGATCATCACCCTCCCCACAGGAAACTGCGAGGTAAGAAAGATCCTGGTAGACACAGGTAGCTCCGTCAACCTGATTATGCTGGAAACACTAAAGGGCATGGGGTTCAGCGAAAAGGACTTAGCAACGAAAGAGGTACCTCTGGTCGGTTTCAGCGGCAAAACAAAGCATTCTCTAGGAGAAATCGTCATCCCGACCTATGCCAAAGGAGTCAATAAACAGGTAAGGTATTTGGTTATCGATgggccctctacttacaatgtgattcttggcaggccctggatccatgaAATGAAGGCGATACCTTCAACCTACCACCAATGTCTGAAATTCCCAACACCCTGGGGAGTGCAAGAGATACGTGGGGATCAAGAGGATGCTAAGAATTGCTACAAGATAGCCCTGAAGCCAACAACCAGGCCACCAGCGTAG